A portion of the Lycium ferocissimum isolate CSIRO_LF1 unplaced genomic scaffold, AGI_CSIRO_Lferr_CH_V1 ctg640, whole genome shotgun sequence genome contains these proteins:
- the LOC132045306 gene encoding CASP-like protein PIMP1: protein MSNYPQYNFDEKPSSSSKIPLITLGARVVTLATLLVSWGVLQTSEVTFEYGGRLTYDHFRTYSYTFFAVIAGAVYNLLHIPFAIYFLIRKKPLINHKVFRHIELYGDKIIFGILATGAGATLGATMDLQKITYIDHNSKFHAFLDLMYIPAAFLWAGLVSSGISSILSSLGLHKTE, encoded by the exons ATGTCTAATTATCCTCAGTATAACTTTGATGAAAAgccttcttcttcatcaaaaATACCATTGATTACATTAGGTGCTAGGGTTGTAACACTAGCTACTCTTCTAGTGTCATGGGGTGTGTTACAGACTAGTGAAGTTACTTTTGAATATGGAGGCAGACTTACCTATGATCATTTTCGCACATACAG CTATACGTTTTTTGCTGTGATAGCAGGAGCAGTCTACAATCTATTGCACATTCCTTTTGCAATATATTTCCTCATAAGAAAGAAGCCTTTGATAAATCACAAGGTGTTTCGCCACATTGAACTCTATGGTGACAAG ATTATATTTGGCATACTAGCAACAGGAGCTGGTGCAACATTAGGTGCAACCATGGATTTACAAAAAATTACTTATATTGACCATAACTCAAAGTTTCATGCTTTCTTGGACTTGATGTATATTCCAGCTGCATTTCTTTGGGCTGGACTTGTGAGCTCTGGAATTTCTTCTATCTTATCATCTTTGGGTCTCCATAAGACtgaatga
- the LOC132045302 gene encoding PHD finger protein MALE STERILITY 1, whose protein sequence is MSNLDLSGSKKRKRNINERVFKFKNFGGQGIPTEFIGCNFEQNVKILLEFAQPENGNIWSFQLEVHRHPSMHVILFVVEEQVELSLNPHCKHCQYIGWGNHLMCNKKYHFLLPSKDTIAACLRHDQQGGRKNNIDNIGGAVGEISSKSSSNLIEIEGHMMHGVIHSNGFGHLLCINGLETAASDLPGHSIMDFWDRLCIGLRARKVSLRDISQKKSMDLRLLNTVAYGEPWFGRWNYKFGRGSFGVTQETYQSAINAIQNMPLALLAHHVGHININEILTVLSRYQMLSGHSLVTLCDAFHFMLELKSRIPKESNLSSCYPGLLVDTTCRWSPKRVEMAIRVVVEALKRAESRWVSRQEVRDAARAYIGDTGLLDFVLKSLGNHIVGKYLVRRCLNPVTKVLEYCLEDISKAFPKQDQGFRVNDSKGKQQYKITWVQLMKDIYFLYKNILREHKGLMSNYTGVFATIPAASRIILDTKYFLKDYKGAEADSRIEADKYKIYCAIMLATKDGFGVEEKVMTPFECFLLRKDVTFDELKVEVEKTYGDIYWGLRNFATRSINNVMSPIIGSELVFNVMKPGSKIVLGGLQMTNDHINTNGGIFEGIKNNIVVDCLCGTKDEDGERMISCDICEVWQHTRCVNIPNHEAIPDIFLCNKCEQDILQFPSLP, encoded by the exons ATGTCGAATTTAGATCTGAGTGGatcaaagaaaaggaagaggaaCATTAATGAGAGGGTATTTAAGTTCAAGAATTTTGGTGGACAAGGGATTCCTACAGAGTTCATAGGGTGCAATTTTGAGCAAAATGTTAAGATTCTTTTGGAATTTGCACAGCCAGAAAATGGTAATATTTGGTCATTTCAGCTGGAAGTTCATCGACATCCATCGATGCATGTAATTCTGTTTGTTgttgaagaacaagttgaaTTGTCCCTCAATCCTCATTGCAAACACTGTCAATATATAG GCTGGGGCAACCATCTGATGTGCAACAAGAAATACCATTTCCTGTTGCCATCAAAGGATACAATTGCAGCCTGTTTGAGGCATGATCAACAAGGAGGTCGAAAGAACAATATAGATAATATTGGTGGTGCAGTAGGAGAAATTAGCAGTAAGTCGTCGTCAAATTTGATAGAAATAGAGGGTCATATGATGCATGGTGTGATTCACTCTAATGGTTTTGGACATTTGCTGTGTATCAATGGATTGGAGACTGCTGCTTCTGACTTGCCTGGCCACTCTATCATGGACTTTTGGGATCGCCTCTGCATCGGGCTTCGTGCAAG GAAAGTGAGTTTAAGAGATATCTCACAAAAGAAAAGCATGGATCTAAGGCTACTCAACACAGTAGCCTATGGTGAGCCATGGTTTGGAAGATGGAATTACAAATTTGGCCGTgggagctttggggtaactcaaGAAACATACCAAAGTGCAATCAATGCCATACAAAATATGCCATTAGCCTTATTAGCACATCATGTTGGGCACATAAATATTAATGAGATATTGACAGTGTTATCAAGGTACCAAATGTTATCAGGCCACTCATTAGTCACACTTTGTGATGCCTTCCATTTCATGCTGGAGCTCAAATCGCGAATTCCAAAGGAAAGTAACCTTAGTTCATGTTATCCGGGGCTATTGGTTGACACGACTTGTAGGTGGTCTCCTAAACGGGTTGAGATGGCTATTAGGGTTGTTGTGGAAGCCCTAAAAAGAGCAGAATCGCGGTGGGTGTCTAGGCAAGAGGTTCGTGATGCTGCTCGTGCCTACATTGGTGACACAGGGTTGCTAGATTTCGTGCTCAAGTCATTGGGAAATCATATTGTTGGGAAGTATTTGGTTCGTCGATGCTTAAATCCAGTAACAAAAGTTTTGGAATATTGTTTAGAGGACATATCTAAAGCATTCCCTAAACAAGATCAAGGTTTTAGGGTTAATGATTCAAAAGGAAAGCAACAATACAAAATCACATGGGTGCAACTTATGAAGGACATATACTTCTTGTACAAGAATATCCTAAGAGAGCACAAGGGATTAATGTCCAATTACACGGGCGTCTTTGCTACAATTCCAGCAGCTTCTCGAATAATCCTAGACACGAAGTACTTCCTTAAGGATTATAAAGGGGCAGAGGCGGATTCAAGAATTGAAGCAGACAAATACAAGATTTACTGCGCGATTATGTTGGCAACTAAGGATGGATTTGGGGTAGAAGAAAAAGTAATGACCCCATTTGAGTGCTTCTTATTAAGAAAAGATGTAACTTTTGATGAGCTAAAAGTTGAAGTGGAAAAAACTTATGGGGATATCTATTGGGGACTAAGGAACTTTGCCACAAGATCAATTAACAATGTGATGAGCCCAATTATTGGATCAGAATTGGTTTTTAATGTGATGAAACCAGGAAGCAAGATTGTTCTAGGAGGGTTACAAATGACCAATGATCATATTAATACTAATGGAGGGATATTTGAAGGAATTAAGAATAATATTGTTGTGGATTGTCTTTGTGGGACAAAAGATGAAGATGGTGAAAGGATGATTTCTTGTGATATTTGTGAAGTTTGGCAACACACTAGATGTGTTAATATCCCAAATCATGAAGCTATTCCAGATATATTTCTTTGTAATAAGTGTGAACAGGATATCTTACAATTTCCTTCATTACCTTAG